The following coding sequences lie in one Armatimonadota bacterium genomic window:
- a CDS encoding creatininase family protein encodes MRYEYMKPEDYRRAKDAAPIAYLPWGAHEWHGVHNPLGLDTLKAHALCLELCAETGGIVFPAVYCGFQTMKPYAGFDCTLEFSRELVQEHIRQYLAELAAEKFKVIVIVMGHYGGEHQKAIQEVVSEFNSNQHSTVAWAFPDYEPTKSEGFPGDHAGIGETSYMMYFYPQLVDLSKLPERELTTNEDGIMGNPRLASSKRGRDQTNIFVKNAALKIKELLQKSS; translated from the coding sequence ATGAGATATGAGTATATGAAGCCAGAAGATTATCGCCGCGCGAAAGATGCCGCTCCAATAGCATATCTCCCCTGGGGAGCCCATGAATGGCATGGCGTGCATAATCCGCTTGGATTGGACACACTCAAGGCACATGCCCTATGCTTGGAACTCTGTGCCGAGACAGGTGGCATAGTTTTCCCAGCAGTCTACTGTGGTTTTCAGACGATGAAGCCTTACGCTGGATTCGACTGCACGCTAGAGTTCAGCCGTGAATTGGTGCAAGAACATATTCGGCAATATCTAGCAGAACTCGCTGCCGAAAAATTCAAGGTCATCGTGATTGTTATGGGTCATTATGGTGGCGAGCACCAAAAAGCAATTCAAGAAGTAGTTTCGGAATTTAACTCTAACCAACATTCAACAGTCGCGTGGGCTTTTCCAGACTATGAGCCCACGAAAAGCGAGGGATTTCCAGGCGACCACGCAGGAATTGGTGAAACTTCCTATATGATGTATTTCTACCCCCAGCTTGTTGACCTTTCAAAACTTCCAGAACGAGAATTAACCACGAACGAAGATGGCATAATGGGCAACCCCCGACTTGCCTCCTCAAAACGTGGGCGCGACCAAACTAATATTTTTGTAAAGAATGCCGCTTTGAAGATAAAAGAACTGCTCCAAAAGTCATCGTAA
- a CDS encoding family 14 glycosylhydrolase, with product MRTLFLLLILAIASPCLPAPVATWIPSQPTGLDVVSVPDGQWEACVVANRDAIRLKKGTQPKSNYLYFKLSPDLRAKFGSDAWLIVEFFDNALSHVGVQYNSSQPYTSAKGFLLTATGEWQKAMIYLPNVKFAGLQNGGADFRLSHSGSSLTVSKVEIYAEKPDVQIPLDKERVMKNLKFNPAPKGMFYTFGVNEIDEPSALFYRSLGVTSIESYVTWETCEREAEGKWDWSYWDKQVQVLKDTGLKWVPFLILGPAYSTPDWFRASKEHFPCRCLEHGIDSKIESLWNPNLPKWIERFIAEFAKRYRDSNVIESVLLGIQGDFGEAIYSVTGGGWTFKIPGVYHNHAGYWCDDPYALSDFQKFVERKYKTIQSVNKAWGCSFDSFDKVDFPGRKDELTAFQAKAKSGDPKARRRWLDFIEWYREAMTRWADWWIKITRQYFPTTPIYLCTGGDAEPRHGSNFAEQCRIAAKYDAGVRITNEASDYAANFVITRWVASAAKYYGAYYGFEPAGAEDEKGIVARIYNATASGANQLHDYAGNVTQSQERIDTQRKHLKYLFHVEEPIVPIALWYPNVHMTIHWGEGYFGKAATFRDYTDWDYIDETMLRNGALDRYKLLVILHGRIIETDDARRIADWIKKGGKVLVMDIEKFESVEGTNEPEQVLTQAGITRVNGWNELISELRKALASFGYPVYDLKKDGIFGTQISNNKFLFLNTTKAESQIEIENRGKKSKAFLPAGTITEVDL from the coding sequence ATGCGAACTTTATTTTTGTTGCTCATATTAGCAATAGCTAGCCCTTGCTTACCAGCTCCAGTTGCTACATGGATTCCCAGCCAACCGACAGGACTTGACGTCGTTTCGGTGCCAGATGGCCAGTGGGAAGCTTGTGTAGTGGCCAATCGAGATGCAATTCGATTAAAGAAGGGCACCCAACCAAAAAGCAACTATTTGTACTTTAAGCTTTCCCCAGACTTAAGGGCAAAATTTGGCTCCGACGCTTGGCTAATCGTTGAATTCTTTGACAATGCACTATCGCATGTAGGAGTTCAATACAATTCCAGCCAGCCGTATACCAGTGCTAAAGGTTTCCTTCTTACAGCTACTGGTGAGTGGCAAAAAGCTATGATATATCTGCCAAATGTGAAGTTTGCTGGTCTCCAAAACGGCGGCGCAGACTTCAGGCTTTCGCATTCCGGAAGTTCGCTCACCGTCTCAAAAGTTGAAATATATGCTGAGAAACCAGACGTGCAAATACCGTTGGACAAGGAGCGTGTCATGAAAAACTTAAAGTTTAATCCCGCACCAAAAGGTATGTTTTATACCTTTGGTGTGAACGAGATTGACGAACCATCAGCGCTCTTTTACAGGTCGCTTGGTGTAACTAGCATCGAAAGTTATGTCACATGGGAGACGTGTGAGCGCGAAGCTGAAGGAAAATGGGACTGGTCCTATTGGGATAAGCAGGTCCAAGTGCTCAAGGACACAGGCTTAAAATGGGTACCATTTCTAATTCTTGGGCCGGCATACTCAACGCCTGATTGGTTTAGAGCAAGCAAAGAACATTTCCCCTGCCGTTGTCTTGAGCATGGAATTGACAGCAAAATTGAATCGCTTTGGAATCCAAATTTACCAAAGTGGATTGAACGCTTCATTGCCGAGTTTGCAAAGCGATACCGTGACTCAAACGTAATTGAATCCGTTCTGCTTGGTATCCAAGGTGACTTTGGCGAGGCAATTTACTCAGTAACTGGTGGCGGCTGGACCTTCAAAATTCCTGGAGTGTATCACAACCATGCAGGCTACTGGTGTGATGACCCCTATGCTCTCTCTGATTTCCAAAAGTTTGTTGAGAGAAAATATAAGACAATCCAATCGGTCAATAAAGCATGGGGTTGCTCATTTGATTCCTTTGATAAGGTTGATTTCCCTGGCAGAAAAGACGAGCTAACAGCATTCCAGGCTAAGGCTAAATCAGGCGACCCCAAAGCACGCCGCAGGTGGCTCGATTTTATTGAGTGGTACCGTGAGGCAATGACCCGATGGGCAGACTGGTGGATAAAAATAACAAGGCAGTATTTTCCTACAACACCGATTTATTTATGCACTGGCGGCGATGCCGAACCTAGGCATGGCTCAAATTTCGCCGAACAATGCCGAATTGCCGCAAAATATGACGCTGGCGTGCGCATCACAAATGAAGCATCCGATTATGCCGCCAATTTCGTGATTACACGATGGGTAGCTTCAGCGGCAAAGTATTACGGCGCGTACTATGGTTTCGAGCCCGCTGGAGCCGAGGATGAGAAAGGTATAGTTGCTCGTATATACAACGCCACAGCTTCGGGTGCGAATCAACTTCACGACTACGCAGGAAACGTTACCCAATCACAAGAGCGAATCGACACCCAGCGCAAACATTTGAAATACCTTTTCCATGTTGAGGAACCAATTGTTCCAATCGCACTTTGGTATCCCAACGTCCACATGACCATTCACTGGGGCGAAGGCTATTTTGGTAAGGCGGCAACTTTTAGGGACTACACGGACTGGGATTATATAGACGAGACAATGCTCAGGAACGGAGCGCTAGATAGGTACAAATTGCTTGTAATCCTCCATGGCAGGATTATTGAGACGGATGACGCTCGCCGAATCGCAGATTGGATAAAAAAGGGCGGCAAAGTATTAGTTATGGATATAGAAAAGTTTGAAAGCGTAGAAGGCACAAATGAACCTGAGCAAGTCTTGACACAGGCTGGAATTACCCGGGTGAATGGCTGGAATGAGTTAATTTCGGAGCTTCGCAAGGCATTGGCAAGCTTCGGTTATCCGGTTTACGACCTGAAAAAGGATGGAATTTTTGGCACTCAAATTAGCAATAATAAATTCCTCTTCCTAAATACCACCAAAGCCGAATCGCAAATTGAGATTGAAAATCGGGGGAAGAAATCCAAGGCTTTCCTACCTGCTGGGACAATAACGGAGGTTGACCTTTAA
- a CDS encoding aldehyde dehydrogenase family protein translates to MAGFERITKLEAGMPILVGGDRIAYVSADLAEKYKPGDQLIILRETGDILLIPKEIHDLVTSAVDKALEAFEALRLVSDEQITQFYTNFAERLADDATWAKIAQANEADVARAKEKGRSTTRLVADEKMRRNMIAGLQQWHDLPSGRERVIRTYQHEGWKLDEVQSPCGVVAFVFEGRPNVLADATGVLRTGNTAVFRIGSDALGTAQAMMETAVKPALVSAGLPEHSAILLESAEHSAGWALFADSRLALVVARGSGRATEVLGAIARQAGNVASLHGTGGAWIITDETADPEKFELAVYNSIDRKVCNTLNVVCIHRSRAADLVESMLNALKKRSEKLGHGYRIHVVEESKNFIPKELFETETEVLRADGIHREPIATILPQNKLGHEWEWEQTPEVTVTIISDLAEGIQLFNEQSPLMVASLISEDPAAHERFFAEINAPFVGNGFTRWVDGQYALKRPELGISNWQNGRLLARSGILTGDGVYTIRLRVHQTDPDVHR, encoded by the coding sequence ATGGCAGGCTTTGAAAGAATCACCAAGTTAGAGGCTGGAATGCCTATTCTTGTCGGAGGCGACCGCATTGCATATGTATCAGCAGATTTGGCTGAGAAATATAAGCCAGGGGACCAACTGATAATTCTGAGGGAAACGGGCGATATATTGCTCATCCCAAAGGAGATCCATGATTTGGTAACTTCTGCTGTTGACAAGGCACTAGAAGCCTTCGAAGCCCTCAGGTTAGTTTCAGATGAACAAATAACCCAATTCTACACCAATTTTGCCGAGCGATTGGCAGATGATGCTACGTGGGCAAAAATTGCTCAGGCAAATGAAGCTGACGTGGCACGTGCAAAGGAAAAGGGACGCTCAACCACTCGCCTTGTTGCAGACGAGAAGATGCGGCGAAATATGATTGCTGGTCTGCAACAATGGCATGATCTCCCCTCCGGGCGCGAAAGGGTGATACGAACCTATCAGCATGAAGGTTGGAAGCTTGATGAAGTCCAAAGCCCCTGTGGAGTTGTCGCCTTTGTGTTTGAAGGACGCCCAAACGTCCTTGCTGACGCAACCGGCGTACTAAGAACAGGAAACACCGCTGTGTTTCGCATAGGAAGCGACGCATTAGGTACGGCACAAGCAATGATGGAAACTGCTGTCAAGCCAGCTCTAGTTTCCGCTGGTTTGCCTGAGCACTCAGCCATCCTGCTTGAAAGCGCAGAGCATTCAGCTGGGTGGGCGCTATTTGCAGATTCCAGACTAGCACTTGTAGTTGCTAGAGGTTCAGGCAGGGCAACTGAAGTTTTAGGAGCAATTGCGCGCCAGGCTGGGAATGTCGCAAGTCTTCATGGTACGGGCGGCGCCTGGATTATAACTGATGAAACTGCAGACCCTGAAAAGTTCGAGCTGGCAGTTTATAACTCAATTGACAGGAAAGTATGCAATACTTTAAATGTTGTTTGCATACATCGATCTCGAGCAGCCGACCTCGTAGAAAGTATGTTAAATGCGCTCAAGAAACGAAGTGAGAAGCTAGGCCATGGATACCGAATCCACGTCGTCGAGGAAAGCAAGAATTTCATACCCAAAGAGTTGTTCGAGACGGAAACTGAAGTTCTTAGGGCAGATGGAATTCATCGCGAACCCATCGCTACTATCTTGCCCCAAAACAAACTTGGGCATGAATGGGAATGGGAGCAAACACCCGAGGTAACTGTAACTATCATTTCAGACCTAGCAGAGGGCATTCAGCTTTTCAATGAGCAAAGCCCTCTTATGGTTGCCTCACTGATTAGCGAAGACCCAGCTGCTCACGAACGCTTTTTTGCAGAAATCAATGCCCCATTCGTAGGGAACGGATTCACTAGGTGGGTTGATGGCCAATATGCTCTCAAGCGACCAGAGTTGGGGATATCAAATTGGCAAAATGGCCGCCTGCTAGCTCGTAGCGGCATATTAACCGGCGACGGAGTCTATACCATTCGTCTTCGAGTACATCAAACAGACCCCGATGTTCATAGGTAA
- a CDS encoding alpha/beta hydrolase, with product MATEVERKVTIETPQATLEGILAIPKDAFGLVIFAHGSGSSRFSPRNQFVAQELRRGGIATLLFDLLEQWEAEDREKVFDVELLAERLMFATDWALLDAETRSLNLGYFGASTGAAAALIAAAELGNVIKAIVSRGGRPDLAMDYLVNVTSPTLLIVGGEDWPIIPLNREAYDLLPGPKELVIIPGASHLFEEPGALEEVARLAREWFKKYLGREASK from the coding sequence ATGGCAACTGAAGTTGAGAGAAAAGTGACGATAGAAACTCCTCAAGCGACGTTGGAAGGAATCCTGGCTATACCAAAAGATGCATTTGGGTTGGTCATTTTCGCTCATGGTAGCGGAAGTTCGCGATTTAGTCCTAGGAACCAGTTTGTTGCACAAGAGCTAAGGCGCGGAGGGATTGCGACATTGCTGTTTGATTTGCTTGAGCAGTGGGAGGCTGAGGACAGAGAAAAAGTTTTCGACGTGGAACTTCTTGCAGAGCGCCTGATGTTTGCTACAGATTGGGCATTGCTTGACGCGGAAACACGTTCTCTTAACTTGGGTTATTTTGGAGCAAGCACGGGAGCAGCAGCAGCCTTAATTGCTGCAGCAGAGTTGGGAAATGTTATCAAGGCGATAGTATCGCGGGGCGGACGTCCTGACCTTGCCATGGATTATCTTGTGAATGTGACTTCTCCTACGCTTCTAATCGTTGGCGGCGAGGATTGGCCTATAATTCCCTTGAACCGCGAAGCTTATGATTTACTTCCAGGTCCGAAGGAGCTTGTAATAATCCCTGGTGCTAGCCATCTTTTCGAAGAACCAGGTGCGTTGGAGGAAGTGGCTAGGCTTGCTAGGGAGTGGTTTAAAAAATACCTTGGACGCGAAGCATCTAAGTAA
- a CDS encoding glycosyltransferase family 87 protein, which yields MKLRWYHILAFTLLAAYCIRLLYGFAQETSNLQWDFRTYYYAAKAHKAGLNPYSLTDLSHIAGKSITLRYVYPPIILYFFRIFALLPYTAAYWAWLLLKSILLFALIRLWIKVFLIKEADLFFYVFCAFAFTGSLFHDIIAGNISIVEQFLLWQAFAFYLKRKTGLFCIFLTLASIFKLTPILFLLLLLFRDDRKRFLYAVVSLSIFTTAILLPILHYPNLGRSFLNIITRLDERAEQYNPSTLSFIRDVCDLAEKHIGIKISSLTETTLFLAICIAVLAVSWWALRKNSLLIKADERIGLFLWCFALALVMPRFKSYSYILLLAPAYYLIKNTKHIHVSTLLFLIAASPTPEIVLGFGLFGMMVASYFLLLLIFGLWGLFIYEMTVSSREIKLEASRQGRIAQITQRKEVKT from the coding sequence TTGAAACTGCGATGGTACCATATTCTCGCGTTCACACTGCTGGCGGCCTATTGCATAAGGCTGCTGTATGGCTTTGCACAAGAGACATCCAATCTGCAGTGGGACTTCAGGACTTACTATTACGCAGCTAAAGCTCACAAAGCTGGCCTAAATCCATACAGTTTAACCGATCTTTCGCACATTGCCGGCAAGTCAATTACACTCCGTTACGTCTACCCACCAATTATCCTGTATTTCTTTCGCATTTTTGCACTACTTCCCTACACTGCAGCATATTGGGCATGGCTGTTGCTCAAATCAATACTGCTTTTTGCTCTTATTCGGCTTTGGATAAAGGTATTTTTAATTAAAGAAGCAGACCTGTTTTTCTATGTCTTCTGCGCATTTGCTTTTACGGGTAGTTTGTTCCACGACATTATTGCAGGCAATATATCTATAGTAGAACAATTCCTTTTGTGGCAAGCATTTGCGTTCTACCTGAAACGCAAAACAGGGCTGTTCTGCATTTTTCTGACATTAGCAAGCATTTTCAAATTGACTCCAATATTGTTTCTACTGCTTTTGTTGTTTAGAGACGACAGAAAAAGATTCTTATATGCTGTGGTCTCGCTTTCCATATTCACAACGGCAATCTTGCTACCAATTTTGCACTATCCCAACCTTGGTCGAAGCTTCTTAAACATCATAACTCGCCTGGATGAGCGCGCTGAACAATACAATCCCTCAACACTGTCATTCATAAGAGACGTATGCGACCTGGCGGAGAAACATATTGGCATCAAAATATCCTCTCTTACGGAAACTACTCTTTTCCTTGCCATATGCATAGCTGTGCTTGCAGTATCATGGTGGGCATTACGCAAGAATAGCCTGTTAATAAAAGCAGATGAGAGAATAGGCTTATTCCTTTGGTGTTTTGCTCTCGCGCTCGTGATGCCTCGATTCAAATCATACTCTTACATCCTCTTACTAGCTCCAGCCTATTATTTGATAAAAAACACAAAACACATACATGTAAGCACTCTCCTCTTTCTAATTGCAGCATCACCAACGCCTGAAATTGTGCTAGGGTTCGGTCTTTTTGGCATGATGGTGGCGTCCTATTTCCTATTGCTACTGATATTCGGCCTCTGGGGGTTGTTTATTTATGAAATGACAGTCAGTTCACGAGAAATTAAACTAGAGGCTTCGCGACAAGGGCGCATTGCGCAGATAACACAACGTAAGGAAGTGAAAACCTAG
- a CDS encoding sugar phosphate isomerase/epimerase, which yields MAKPISIQLYTVREMAKEDFPGTLKIIADIGYKGVEFAGLHGHDPKEIKKVIDDLGLQVSSSHTPMPTSENVSQICETELTLGNKRVISGFGPAEFETIDACKRAIDKFNRAAELVKTYGMTFGIHNHWWEFVTLNGKYAFDIIMEEAPEIFSELDVYWCAFGKADPVKIISQYKSRMPLLHIKDGLLKEGEHVHTAVGSGKLDFPAIIGAADPNVLEWLIVELDASYGDMLLDVKKSYEYLTSNGLAEGNK from the coding sequence ATGGCGAAACCAATTTCAATTCAATTGTACACAGTCCGCGAGATGGCAAAAGAGGATTTTCCTGGCACTCTAAAAATAATCGCAGACATTGGATACAAGGGTGTCGAATTTGCTGGACTCCACGGGCACGACCCGAAGGAAATTAAGAAAGTTATTGACGACCTCGGTCTTCAAGTCTCTAGCAGCCATACGCCAATGCCAACTTCGGAGAACGTAAGCCAGATTTGCGAGACCGAGCTTACATTAGGCAACAAACGAGTGATTAGTGGGTTTGGACCAGCTGAATTTGAAACTATTGATGCATGCAAGCGGGCGATTGACAAATTCAATAGGGCAGCCGAATTAGTAAAGACATACGGCATGACTTTTGGCATTCACAATCATTGGTGGGAGTTTGTTACATTGAATGGCAAGTATGCATTTGACATAATCATGGAGGAAGCTCCCGAAATTTTTAGCGAACTTGACGTATATTGGTGTGCCTTTGGAAAAGCAGACCCCGTAAAGATTATTTCACAATATAAGTCTCGTATGCCGCTGCTTCATATTAAGGATGGCTTGTTAAAAGAGGGTGAGCACGTGCATACGGCGGTGGGCTCAGGCAAGCTTGATTTTCCAGCAATCATTGGCGCCGCAGACCCAAATGTTCTTGAGTGGCTTATTGTTGAGTTAGATGCGTCCTATGGAGATATGTTGCTTGACGTTAAGAAGAGCTATGAATACCTAACTTCAAATGGTTTGGCTGAAGGAAATAAGTAA
- a CDS encoding sugar phosphate isomerase/epimerase codes for MKLGYLTIFNEDELRLASSIGYDGLEVHAKSWPADVLKSTDKRREAAKLASELQAKYNIALTALSFYDATFKPAAERISDFRIVIEFASELGVPVVAAMSAGDPEKSLEENIPIFKEAFGEIAKIAEDNGVKIAFENWPAVSNLPAKSKNFGFHPAAWEMMFDAVDSSALGLEFDPSHLVWQFIDYISAVKTFGSRILHVHLKDTEIKEDVLSCKGFFSRGWWRYRIPGFGVIDWAGFISALREVGYNGGAAIEHEDPVFSGERRVEGLKLGYNFLRPLFVKDSD; via the coding sequence ATGAAGCTAGGATATCTAACGATTTTCAATGAAGATGAACTTAGGCTGGCATCATCCATCGGCTATGATGGATTGGAGGTTCACGCAAAGTCTTGGCCTGCTGACGTTCTGAAGTCCACGGACAAGCGCAGGGAAGCTGCAAAGTTGGCAAGTGAGCTTCAAGCGAAGTACAACATTGCGTTGACGGCATTGTCGTTTTATGATGCTACTTTCAAGCCAGCCGCTGAGCGAATTTCCGACTTCCGCATTGTGATTGAATTTGCATCCGAATTGGGCGTTCCTGTTGTTGCTGCAATGTCCGCTGGAGATCCTGAAAAGTCATTAGAGGAAAACATTCCAATTTTTAAAGAGGCGTTTGGTGAGATTGCAAAAATCGCCGAAGATAACGGCGTGAAAATTGCATTTGAAAATTGGCCGGCGGTTTCAAATCTTCCGGCTAAGTCGAAAAATTTCGGCTTTCACCCAGCTGCTTGGGAAATGATGTTCGATGCAGTTGACTCCTCAGCTCTAGGTTTGGAGTTTGACCCATCCCACTTAGTGTGGCAGTTTATTGACTACATTAGTGCTGTTAAGACCTTTGGTTCGAGGATTCTCCATGTTCATTTGAAAGACACCGAGATAAAAGAAGACGTCTTGAGTTGCAAGGGGTTTTTCAGCCGTGGTTGGTGGAGGTATAGGATTCCCGGCTTTGGAGTGATAGACTGGGCTGGTTTTATCTCCGCGCTGAGGGAAGTAGGCTACAACGGTGGGGCGGCGATAGAACATGAAGACCCTGTTTTTTCTGGTGAGCGAAGAGTTGAAGGATTGAAACTTGGCTACAATTTCCTTCGACCGCTGTTTGTAAAAGACAGTGATTAG
- a CDS encoding family 10 glycosylhydrolase, which yields MAINGLWVHPERVISKEVADKTLDQAQRCGIDNIFVLVFHHEQAWFKTPLCPMSNSVVGDFDPLGYCIEAAHKRGIKVHAWFVNGEAENGAITSKHQDWLAEDAEGKKAGWFDFTKKEVRDFQRDLMLSAVKQYPNLDGIHFDYIRFPNMSLGYGKAAEEFRKATGLDLPTWDKFPLRLTMSANPVHAATTGRVLAVFDNGIPAIVENRLGRGSVLLFNWHAEYSRFLALDNFLWAKLRGFGADSKRIRILVSEANTKRYGLAFKNAAEAWLERIGFKATTAEFGKDEPSANEILIVSNIYIWSQQDAAKLRKLVEEGMNVIWIDGPAVNMQDLMVVLGVDHPASFFADEQVITPIVDDPAMPVDKQLSKQKLLQKQTTSWKQWRMDRISDLVKDVYQSAKRIRPNIEVTAAVFYKKASADGVLQDWQRWIREGFIDYVIPMAYVGHGELARAFDEWEKLPKWREKVIPGLSIYTFKDQKAVSQEKDYVKHQIELCRKRGAKGIVFFCCHYISPELEPVLKFARIVNSQ from the coding sequence ATGGCAATTAATGGCCTTTGGGTGCATCCGGAGCGGGTTATAAGCAAAGAAGTTGCAGATAAGACGTTAGACCAAGCACAGCGTTGTGGGATAGACAATATCTTTGTTCTCGTTTTCCATCATGAGCAAGCTTGGTTCAAAACGCCGCTTTGTCCGATGTCAAACTCCGTTGTTGGCGACTTCGACCCCCTTGGATATTGCATAGAAGCCGCTCACAAGAGGGGGATTAAGGTACACGCTTGGTTTGTGAACGGAGAAGCCGAGAACGGTGCTATCACATCAAAGCATCAAGATTGGCTTGCGGAAGATGCCGAAGGCAAGAAGGCGGGTTGGTTTGACTTTACAAAAAAAGAAGTTCGGGATTTCCAGCGGGACTTAATGCTCTCGGCGGTGAAGCAATACCCCAATCTGGATGGAATACATTTCGACTATATACGCTTTCCGAATATGTCATTGGGCTATGGGAAAGCAGCTGAAGAGTTCCGCAAGGCTACTGGGCTTGATTTGCCCACATGGGATAAATTTCCCTTAAGGTTGACTATGAGTGCAAATCCAGTTCATGCTGCTACTACTGGTAGAGTCCTAGCTGTATTTGATAATGGAATTCCAGCAATTGTCGAGAACCGTTTAGGAAGAGGAAGTGTATTATTGTTTAATTGGCATGCCGAATACTCTAGATTTCTTGCTCTAGACAATTTTCTGTGGGCAAAGCTCAGAGGATTCGGTGCCGATTCTAAACGTATCAGAATTCTTGTATCCGAGGCAAATACGAAGCGCTATGGATTAGCTTTCAAAAATGCTGCTGAAGCATGGCTGGAACGAATAGGATTCAAAGCTACAACTGCAGAATTTGGGAAGGATGAGCCCTCCGCCAACGAAATCCTTATCGTATCGAATATTTATATTTGGTCACAGCAAGACGCGGCTAAATTGAGAAAGCTTGTCGAAGAGGGAATGAATGTAATTTGGATAGATGGGCCAGCGGTGAACATGCAAGACCTTATGGTTGTTCTCGGTGTTGATCATCCGGCTAGCTTCTTTGCCGATGAGCAAGTCATCACACCCATCGTAGATGACCCTGCAATGCCTGTGGATAAGCAATTAAGCAAGCAGAAGCTGTTGCAGAAACAAACAACTTCGTGGAAGCAGTGGAGGATGGATCGCATCAGCGACCTTGTAAAGGATGTTTACCAGTCTGCGAAGCGGATTCGCCCAAATATTGAAGTAACCGCAGCTGTGTTCTATAAAAAGGCAAGCGCGGATGGGGTTCTCCAAGATTGGCAGCGTTGGATTCGGGAGGGCTTTATTGATTACGTGATTCCAATGGCGTATGTTGGTCATGGGGAGCTGGCTAGGGCATTTGATGAGTGGGAAAAGCTCCCGAAATGGCGCGAGAAAGTCATCCCTGGTCTGTCGATTTATACTTTTAAGGACCAAAAAGCAGTTTCTCAAGAAAAGGATTATGTTAAACACCAGATTGAACTTTGTCGAAAAAGAGGTGCTAAAGGAATCGTATTTTTCTGTTGCCACTATATAAGTCCAGAATTAGAACCGGTCTTGAAATTTGCAAGGATAGTCAACAGTCAATGA